Proteins found in one Streptococcus criceti HS-6 genomic segment:
- a CDS encoding zinc-dependent MarR family transcriptional regulator, translating to MSELARQLDSFFNKILLLAEHQNELLLGRCQSDLELTNTQEHILMLLSHERLTNSDLAKRLRISQAAITKAVKAMIKQNLLETLKDDSDARITYYSLTDAAKLAAQEHDQHHQSTLSVYDEILDSFSEDEQKTIASFISKLEEEFNY from the coding sequence ATGTCTGAATTAGCGAGACAGCTGGACAGTTTTTTTAATAAAATTTTGTTACTAGCTGAACACCAAAATGAATTATTGTTGGGGCGCTGCCAATCTGATTTAGAATTGACGAATACGCAGGAACATATTCTGATGCTCCTATCCCATGAACGCCTGACAAATTCTGATCTGGCGAAACGTTTGCGGATTAGTCAAGCTGCTATTACGAAGGCGGTTAAAGCCATGATTAAACAGAATCTCTTAGAAACACTTAAGGATGATTCTGATGCACGGATTACCTATTATTCCTTGACGGATGCTGCTAAGCTAGCAGCTCAGGAACATGATCAACACCACCAATCAACCTTGTCTGTCTATGATGAAATTTTAGATAGCTTTTCAGAGGATGAACAAAAGACTATTGCTAGCTTTATCAGCAAATTGGAGGAGGAGTTTAATTACTAA
- the infA gene encoding translation initiation factor IF-1, whose translation MAKEDVIEIEGKVVETMPNAMFTVELENGHQILATVSGKIRKNYIRILVGDRVTVEMSPYDLTRGRITYRFK comes from the coding sequence GTGGCAAAAGAAGATGTGATTGAAATTGAAGGCAAAGTTGTAGAAACGATGCCAAATGCTATGTTTACAGTTGAGCTTGAAAATGGTCACCAAATTTTGGCGACAGTTTCAGGGAAAATCCGCAAGAACTACATCCGTATTTTGGTCGGAGACCGTGTCACTGTTGAAATGAGCCCATACGACTTAACGCGTGGACGCATCACATACCGCTTTAAATAA
- the rpsM gene encoding 30S ribosomal protein S13, which produces MARIAGVDIPNDKRVVISLTYIYGIGLTTSQKILAAAGVSEDIRVKDLTTDQEDAIRREVDSIKVEGDLRREVNMNIKRLMEIGSYRGIRHRRGLPVRGQNTKNNARTRKGKAVAIAGKKK; this is translated from the coding sequence ATGGCTCGTATTGCTGGAGTTGATATTCCAAACGATAAGCGCGTAGTGATTTCGTTAACTTATATCTACGGAATCGGATTGACAACATCACAAAAAATCTTGGCCGCAGCAGGTGTCTCAGAAGATATCCGTGTTAAAGATTTAACGACTGACCAAGAAGACGCTATCCGTCGTGAAGTTGATAGCATCAAAGTTGAAGGTGATCTTCGTCGTGAAGTAAACATGAACATCAAACGTTTGATGGAAATCGGTTCTTATCGAGGAATTCGTCATCGTCGCGGACTTCCTGTCCGTGGCCAAAACACAAAAAATAATGCTCGTACTCGTAAAGGTAAAGCCGTTGCGATTGCTGGCAAGAAAAAATAA
- the rplQ gene encoding 50S ribosomal protein L17, translated as MAYRKLGRTSSQRKAMLRDLTTDLLINESIVTTEARAKELRKAVEKMITLGKRGDLHARRQAAAFVRNEIASESYDEANDEYTSTTALQKLFGEIAPRYAERNGGYTRILKTEPRRGDAAPMAIIELV; from the coding sequence ATGGCTTACCGTAAACTAGGACGCACTAGCTCACAACGTAAAGCAATGCTGCGAGATTTGACTACAGACCTTTTGATCAATGAATCAATTGTGACTACTGAAGCTCGTGCAAAAGAACTTCGCAAAGCAGTCGAAAAAATGATTACTCTTGGTAAACGTGGTGATTTGCATGCCCGTCGTCAAGCAGCAGCTTTCGTACGTAACGAAATTGCATCTGAAAGTTATGATGAAGCAAATGATGAATACACTTCAACAACTGCTCTTCAAAAACTTTTTGGTGAAATTGCTCCACGTTATGCAGAACGCAATGGTGGATACACTCGTATTTTGAAGACTGAACCACGCCGTGGCGATGCTGCACCAATGGCAATTATTGAACTTGTATAA
- a CDS encoding DNA-directed RNA polymerase subunit alpha, protein MIEFEKPTITKIDENKDYGRFVIEPLERGYGTTLGNSLRRVLLSSLPGAAVTSIKIDGVLHEFDTIPGVREDVMQIILNVKGLAVKSYVEDEKTIELDVQGPAEVTAGDVLTDSDIEIINPDHYLFTIAEGHSLKATMTVAKNRGYVPAEGNKSDSAPVGTLAVDSIYTPVKKVNYQVEPARVGSNDGFDKLTIEIMTNGTIIPEDALGLSARVLIEHLNLFTDLTEIAKTTEVMKETESVSNDQVLDRTIEEIDLSVRSYNCLKRAGINTVFDLTEKTEPEMMKVRNLGRKSLEEVKVKLAELGLGLKNDK, encoded by the coding sequence ATGATTGAGTTTGAAAAACCAACAATAACAAAAATTGATGAAAATAAAGATTATGGCAGGTTTGTTATCGAACCACTTGAACGTGGCTACGGAACAACTCTAGGCAACTCTCTTCGTCGCGTACTTCTGTCTTCACTTCCAGGTGCAGCGGTAACGTCAATTAAGATTGATGGAGTACTTCACGAGTTTGATACAATTCCTGGAGTTCGTGAAGATGTGATGCAGATTATCCTTAATGTAAAAGGACTTGCTGTAAAATCTTACGTCGAAGACGAAAAAACAATCGAACTGGATGTTCAAGGACCGGCAGAAGTCACTGCTGGAGATGTCTTGACTGATAGTGACATCGAAATTATAAATCCCGACCACTATCTTTTCACTATTGCTGAAGGCCATTCCCTAAAAGCAACAATGACCGTTGCTAAGAATCGTGGTTATGTCCCAGCAGAAGGCAATAAGAGTGATAGTGCACCTGTCGGAACTTTGGCAGTAGATTCAATCTACACACCTGTCAAAAAGGTTAATTATCAAGTTGAACCAGCTCGCGTTGGTAGCAATGATGGCTTTGATAAATTAACCATTGAAATTATGACGAACGGGACAATTATTCCTGAAGATGCTCTCGGCCTTTCAGCACGTGTCTTGATTGAACACTTGAATCTCTTTACCGATTTGACTGAGATTGCGAAGACAACTGAGGTTATGAAGGAAACTGAAAGTGTTTCAAATGACCAAGTGCTGGACCGTACTATCGAAGAAATTGACTTATCTGTCCGTTCATACAACTGTTTGAAGCGTGCAGGAATCAATACTGTATTTGATCTCACGGAAAAAACAGAGCCTGAAATGATGAAAGTTCGTAACTTGGGACGTAAGAGTCTTGAAGAAGTCAAGGTCAAATTGGCAGAACTTGGTCTTGGGCTAAAAAATGATAAATAA
- the tyrS gene encoding tyrosine--tRNA ligase, with translation MTIFDELKERGLVFQTTDEEALRKAFEEETISFYTGYDPTADSLHLGHLVAILTSRRLQQAGHKPYALVGGATGLIGDPSFKDAERSLQTKETVEGWVGKIQGQLSRFLDFDNGDNKAIMVNNYDWFGSISFIDFLRDVGKYFTVNYMMSKESVKKRIETGISYTEFAYQIMQGYDFYELNQKYNVTLQIGGSDQWGNMTAGTDLLRRKADKTAHVITVPLITDATGKKFGKSEGNAVWLDADKTSPYEMYQFWLNVMDEDAVRFLKIFTFLSLDEIAEVEEKFNAARHERLAQKILAKEVVTLVHGEEAYQEALKITEQLFAGNIKSLSAAELKQGLSGVPTYAVQADDDFNIVEMLVKSGISSSKRQAREDVQNGAIYLNGERLQDLNYKLSDSDKIDNELTVIRRGKKKYFVLTY, from the coding sequence ATGACAATTTTTGATGAACTTAAAGAACGTGGGTTGGTTTTCCAAACAACCGACGAAGAGGCCCTACGAAAAGCTTTTGAAGAAGAAACTATTTCCTTCTACACTGGCTATGATCCAACGGCTGACAGCCTGCATCTGGGCCATTTGGTTGCCATCCTGACCTCTCGCCGTCTGCAGCAGGCTGGTCATAAGCCTTATGCCTTAGTGGGTGGAGCAACCGGATTGATTGGCGATCCATCCTTCAAGGATGCCGAACGCAGCCTCCAAACCAAAGAAACCGTTGAGGGTTGGGTCGGCAAGATTCAAGGCCAGCTTTCTCGCTTCCTCGACTTTGACAATGGTGACAATAAAGCTATCATGGTCAACAACTACGACTGGTTCGGATCTATCAGCTTTATCGATTTTCTGCGTGATGTTGGTAAATACTTCACTGTCAACTATATGATGAGTAAGGAATCTGTTAAAAAGCGGATTGAAACCGGAATTTCCTATACGGAGTTCGCCTACCAAATTATGCAAGGCTACGACTTCTACGAGCTCAATCAAAAATATAATGTCACCCTGCAAATAGGCGGTTCCGACCAATGGGGTAACATGACAGCCGGAACAGATCTCCTGCGTCGTAAGGCAGACAAGACTGCTCACGTTATAACGGTTCCTTTGATTACGGATGCAACTGGTAAGAAATTCGGTAAATCAGAAGGCAATGCTGTCTGGTTGGATGCAGATAAAACTTCTCCATACGAAATGTACCAATTTTGGCTCAATGTCATGGATGAGGATGCCGTTCGTTTCCTTAAGATTTTCACCTTCCTATCTCTGGATGAAATCGCCGAAGTCGAAGAAAAATTCAATGCAGCCCGCCACGAACGTCTTGCCCAAAAGATTTTGGCCAAGGAAGTTGTAACTTTGGTCCACGGAGAAGAAGCTTACCAAGAAGCTTTAAAAATCACCGAGCAGCTCTTCGCCGGAAACATCAAGAGCTTGTCTGCTGCAGAACTTAAGCAAGGGCTCAGCGGCGTTCCTACCTATGCTGTTCAGGCAGACGATGACTTCAATATCGTTGAAATGTTGGTCAAGAGTGGCATCTCTTCATCTAAGCGACAAGCCCGCGAAGATGTTCAAAACGGAGCTATCTACCTCAATGGTGAGCGCCTCCAAGATTTGAATTACAAGCTCTCTGATAGCGATAAAATCGATAATGAATTGACCGTTATCCGCCGCGGTAAGAAAAAATATTTTGTTTTGACTTACTAA
- the rpsK gene encoding 30S ribosomal protein S11 has product MAKPTRKRRVKKNIESGVAHIHATFNNTIVMITDVHGNALAWSSAGALGFKGSRKSTPFAAQMAAEAAAKSAQDHGLKTVEVTVKGPGSGRESAIRALAAAGLEVTAIRDVTPVPHNGARPPKRRRV; this is encoded by the coding sequence TTGGCTAAACCAACACGTAAACGTCGTGTGAAAAAAAACATCGAATCTGGTGTTGCTCATATTCACGCTACATTTAACAACACTATTGTTATGATTACAGATGTGCATGGTAACGCTTTGGCGTGGTCATCAGCGGGTGCACTTGGCTTTAAAGGTTCTCGTAAATCTACACCTTTCGCTGCACAAATGGCTGCTGAAGCTGCTGCAAAATCTGCCCAAGATCATGGCTTGAAGACAGTTGAAGTTACTGTTAAAGGTCCAGGTTCTGGTCGTGAATCAGCTATTCGTGCTCTTGCAGCTGCAGGTCTTGAAGTCACTGCAATTCGTGATGTGACTCCTGTGCCACACAACGGTGCTCGTCCTCCAAAACGTCGTCGTGTATAA
- a CDS encoding metal ABC transporter permease, with product MLEILQYEFMQRALLAVIAISIFSPILGLFLILRRQSLMSDTLSHVSLAGVAFGILLGWNTTWSTVLVVIIAALVLEYLQRVYRNYIEISTAILMSLGLAISLIVVSKTSSSNISLDQYLFGSIITISQEQVLALFIIAVIVLLLTLFFIRPMYILTFDEDTAFVDGLPVRLMSVAFNIVTGIAIALMIPAAGALLVSTIMVLPAGIAMRLADSFKGVILTAIGIGFVGMLLGIVLSYYWETPASATITIIFIAMFLIVSLLDRLIKD from the coding sequence TTGCTTGAGATTTTACAGTATGAATTTATGCAGCGGGCTCTTTTGGCAGTTATTGCTATCAGTATTTTTTCGCCGATTTTAGGTTTATTCCTCATTCTCCGCCGGCAGAGTCTGATGAGTGATACTTTGAGTCATGTTTCTTTGGCTGGAGTGGCCTTTGGGATTCTCTTGGGGTGGAATACTACTTGGTCAACGGTTTTAGTTGTTATCATTGCTGCTCTTGTTCTCGAATACTTGCAGAGAGTTTACCGCAATTATATTGAAATTTCGACGGCCATTTTAATGTCTCTTGGTTTGGCTATTTCTCTGATAGTGGTTAGTAAGACCAGTAGCTCTAATATTAGCTTGGATCAATATCTTTTTGGTTCGATTATTACCATCAGTCAGGAGCAAGTCCTAGCACTCTTTATCATCGCTGTGATTGTTTTGCTCCTGACTCTCTTTTTTATCCGCCCTATGTATATTCTGACCTTCGATGAGGATACGGCCTTCGTTGATGGTTTGCCTGTCCGCTTGATGTCAGTAGCTTTTAATATTGTTACTGGAATTGCCATTGCTCTTATGATTCCGGCGGCAGGTGCCCTTTTGGTTTCAACCATTATGGTATTGCCCGCAGGGATTGCCATGCGTCTGGCTGATAGCTTTAAAGGGGTTATTCTAACAGCCATCGGTATTGGTTTTGTTGGTATGCTGTTAGGCATTGTGCTCTCCTATTACTGGGAGACACCAGCTAGTGCTACCATTACAATTATTTTTATTGCGATGTTTTTAATTGTCAGTCTTCTAGATCGCTTGATTAAAGATTAG
- the pbp1b gene encoding penicillin-binding protein PBP1B — MGAVFLRSLKVVSDFFYIIVLLICMLGAGVGVGYMASQIDSVKVPEKTNLLEQVSSVSLVSKFTYANDEDLAEVDTDLFRSPVKSADISDNVKHAIIATEDENFKSHHGVVPKAVFRALVSSVLGVGSTSGGSTLTQQVIKQQVVGDDPTFKRKAREIIYALALERYMTKDDILTSYLNVSPFGRNNKGENIAGVEEASQGIFGVSAKDLTVPQAAYIAGLPQSPIVYSPYAADGSLKTQADLTYGLSRQKTVLYNMYRTGYLTKKEYRAYKSYDISKDFKASEDSSTVNHDYLYYAVWDEAQKDMYNYLIQRDNVSALDLKNDKTVANYKQLAAEALQTGGYHIKTTVNKKVYEAMQGAVQSAGGSLDAGNSGTVDVGNVLMDNKTGAILGFVGGRDYGANQNNHALDTKRSPGSSIKPLLAYGIAIDQGLMGSASILSNYPASFSGGTKIMHGTDEGTGAVTLQEALDVSWNIPAYWTYQMLRQKGVDVEGYMTKMGYQIDNYDIESLPLGGGIETTVLQQTNAYQTLANGGVYQQGYLIQSIRDSKGKLIYEHQENPVTVYSKATASIMTDLLRGPISSGKTTKFKDDLNGLNSGLMSGADWIGKTGTTDNYSDVWLMLATPSATLGGWAGHDDNSPLSSNTGYENNAQYMANLVNAINSADASVFGPGQKFTLDDSVIKATVLKSTGLKPASVSHDGKTTDLSGDTTTSNWAKDGPGDSTYDFMIGGSDSDKTAAWKSASGQ; from the coding sequence CTGGGGGCTGTCTTTTTGCGAAGTCTCAAGGTAGTATCGGACTTTTTCTATATTATTGTTCTCCTAATCTGTATGCTGGGAGCTGGTGTAGGTGTCGGTTATATGGCCAGTCAGATTGACAGTGTTAAAGTTCCGGAAAAGACTAACCTCCTTGAGCAAGTGAGTTCAGTCAGCCTAGTATCCAAATTCACCTACGCCAATGATGAAGATTTGGCTGAAGTGGATACGGATCTTTTTCGAAGTCCTGTCAAAAGTGCAGATATTTCTGACAATGTCAAACATGCCATTATTGCAACGGAAGACGAAAATTTCAAGTCCCACCACGGTGTTGTTCCAAAGGCCGTTTTTCGGGCCTTAGTCTCTTCTGTTTTAGGTGTTGGTTCTACCAGTGGGGGCTCGACTTTAACCCAGCAAGTTATCAAGCAGCAGGTCGTTGGTGATGATCCGACCTTTAAGCGGAAGGCTAGGGAAATTATTTACGCTCTGGCTTTAGAGCGTTATATGACCAAGGATGATATCCTGACCTCTTATCTCAATGTTTCGCCATTTGGTCGCAACAATAAGGGAGAAAATATTGCAGGAGTCGAAGAAGCGTCCCAAGGTATTTTTGGCGTGTCTGCCAAAGATTTAACAGTTCCTCAGGCAGCCTACATTGCCGGATTGCCCCAGAGCCCTATCGTTTATTCACCTTATGCGGCAGATGGTAGTCTGAAAACTCAGGCTGATTTGACCTATGGTCTTTCTCGTCAGAAGACTGTTCTGTATAATATGTACCGGACGGGCTATCTCACTAAGAAAGAGTATCGGGCCTATAAGTCTTACGATATTAGTAAGGATTTTAAAGCAAGCGAGGATTCCAGCACAGTTAATCACGATTATCTCTACTATGCTGTCTGGGATGAAGCCCAGAAAGATATGTATAATTATCTTATCCAACGGGATAATGTTTCTGCCCTAGATTTGAAAAATGATAAAACGGTAGCTAACTATAAGCAATTAGCTGCTGAAGCCCTACAAACCGGCGGCTATCACATTAAAACAACTGTCAATAAAAAGGTCTACGAGGCTATGCAAGGGGCTGTCCAAAGTGCAGGTGGCAGCTTAGATGCTGGGAACAGCGGGACTGTAGATGTCGGCAATGTCCTGATGGATAATAAGACTGGAGCTATTCTGGGCTTTGTTGGAGGTCGAGATTATGGGGCTAATCAAAATAACCATGCCTTAGATACCAAACGTTCCCCTGGTTCCAGTATCAAGCCCCTTCTGGCCTATGGTATTGCTATTGATCAGGGCTTGATGGGATCGGCTTCGATCCTATCCAACTACCCAGCCAGCTTTTCAGGCGGAACTAAAATTATGCACGGGACAGATGAAGGAACAGGAGCGGTTACGCTTCAAGAAGCTCTGGATGTATCTTGGAATATTCCAGCCTATTGGACTTATCAGATGTTGCGGCAAAAGGGCGTTGATGTTGAGGGCTATATGACCAAGATGGGGTATCAGATTGATAACTACGATATTGAAAGCCTGCCTTTAGGCGGTGGTATTGAGACAACAGTGCTGCAGCAGACCAATGCTTATCAGACATTGGCTAACGGCGGCGTTTACCAACAGGGCTACTTGATTCAGTCGATAAGGGATAGTAAGGGTAAACTTATCTATGAGCACCAAGAAAATCCGGTAACTGTCTACAGCAAGGCAACTGCCAGCATTATGACAGACTTGCTTCGCGGTCCGATTTCCTCTGGCAAGACGACCAAGTTCAAAGATGATCTTAATGGTCTTAATTCAGGCCTCATGTCGGGTGCGGATTGGATTGGTAAGACCGGAACAACTGATAATTATAGCGATGTCTGGCTCATGCTAGCGACTCCCTCAGCAACTTTGGGTGGCTGGGCTGGTCATGATGACAACTCCCCTTTAAGTTCAAATACTGGCTATGAAAATAATGCTCAGTACATGGCCAACCTGGTCAATGCCATTAATTCGGCAGACGCTTCTGTTTTTGGTCCAGGCCAAAAGTTTACCTTGGATGACAGTGTTATTAAAGCGACTGTTCTCAAGTCAACTGGACTCAAGCCTGCTTCGGTTTCTCATGATGGTAAAACGACCGATTTGAGTGGTGATACTACAACTAGCAACTGGGCTAAGGATGGTCCTGGCGATTCTACTTATGACTTTATGATCGGCGGCAGTGATAGTGATAAGACTGCTGCCTGGAAGTCGGCTAGTGGTCAGTAG
- the rpmJ gene encoding 50S ribosomal protein L36, giving the protein MKVRPSVKPICEYCKVIRRNGRVMVICPSNPKHKQRQG; this is encoded by the coding sequence ATGAAGGTAAGACCATCGGTTAAGCCAATCTGCGAATATTGTAAGGTTATTCGCCGTAACGGTCGTGTTATGGTTATTTGTCCATCAAATCCAAAACACAAACAACGTCAAGGATAA
- a CDS encoding metal ABC transporter ATP-binding protein: MRYITVENLSFQYDTDPVLEGINYYLDSGEFVTLTGENGAAKSTLIKATLGILKPKHGQVKISEFNQDGKKLRLAYLPQQIASFNAGFPSTVYEFVKSGRYPRNGWFRRLTKHDEEHVKVSLESVGMWENRHKKIGDLSGGQKQRAVIARMFASDPDIFVLDEPTTGMDAGTTQTFYELMHHSAHRHGKSVLMITHDPEEVKGYADRNIHLVRNQDLPWRCFNIHDSKEGSEIA, encoded by the coding sequence ATGCGCTATATTACTGTCGAAAATTTGTCCTTTCAATATGATACAGACCCAGTTCTCGAAGGGATTAATTACTACCTTGATAGTGGTGAGTTTGTGACCTTGACTGGGGAAAATGGTGCAGCTAAATCCACTCTAATCAAGGCAACTTTGGGAATTCTCAAGCCAAAGCATGGTCAGGTCAAGATATCTGAGTTTAATCAGGACGGCAAGAAGCTGCGCTTAGCTTATTTGCCTCAGCAAATTGCCAGTTTTAATGCGGGTTTTCCCTCAACGGTCTATGAATTTGTTAAGTCGGGCCGCTACCCTCGTAATGGCTGGTTTAGGCGACTGACCAAGCACGATGAAGAACATGTTAAAGTTAGTTTGGAATCGGTAGGGATGTGGGAAAATCGACACAAGAAAATTGGTGATTTAAGTGGGGGTCAAAAACAGCGGGCAGTTATTGCCCGTATGTTTGCCTCTGATCCTGATATTTTTGTCCTTGATGAACCGACTACGGGGATGGACGCTGGTACTACTCAGACCTTTTACGAATTGATGCATCACAGTGCTCATAGGCATGGAAAGTCTGTTCTGATGATTACCCATGACCCAGAAGAGGTTAAGGGGTATGCAGACCGAAATATTCATCTAGTGAGAAATCAGGATCTGCCTTGGCGTTGTTTCAATATTCATGATAGCAAGGAGGGGTCTGAAATTGCTTGA
- a CDS encoding adenylate kinase, whose amino-acid sequence MNLLIMGLPGAGKGTQAAKIVEKFGIAHISTGDMFRAAIANQTELGLLAKSYMDKGDLVPDEVTNGIVKERLGQADVKEKGFLLDGYPRTLEQAQVLDTILKELDLKLDAVINIEIESSKLVERLSGRIINRKTGETYHKVFNPPADYKEEDYYQREDDKPEAVKRRLEVNIAQGQPIIAYYRQQNLVHDIQGDQEIDNVFKDVSQTISGLK is encoded by the coding sequence ATGAATCTTTTAATTATGGGCTTGCCAGGTGCCGGGAAGGGTACTCAGGCAGCGAAAATTGTGGAAAAATTTGGTATTGCTCATATCTCAACAGGCGACATGTTCCGGGCCGCTATTGCTAACCAAACAGAGCTCGGTCTCTTGGCCAAGTCCTACATGGATAAGGGGGACTTAGTGCCGGATGAGGTTACTAACGGTATTGTCAAGGAACGCTTGGGTCAAGCTGATGTTAAGGAAAAGGGGTTCTTGCTTGATGGCTATCCACGAACACTTGAACAAGCCCAAGTTTTGGATACGATTTTGAAAGAATTGGATCTTAAGTTAGATGCTGTTATCAATATCGAAATTGAATCAAGCAAGTTGGTTGAACGTTTGAGCGGCCGAATCATTAATCGTAAAACGGGCGAAACCTATCATAAGGTTTTCAATCCACCTGCAGATTACAAGGAAGAAGATTACTACCAACGTGAGGATGATAAGCCTGAAGCAGTTAAACGTCGTTTGGAAGTGAATATTGCTCAAGGTCAGCCCATTATTGCCTACTATCGCCAACAAAATCTTGTTCATGACATTCAAGGAGATCAAGAAATTGATAATGTCTTCAAGGACGTCAGCCAAACAATTTCAGGCTTGAAATAA